From Drosophila nasuta strain 15112-1781.00 chromosome X, ASM2355853v1, whole genome shotgun sequence, one genomic window encodes:
- the LOC132796795 gene encoding carbonic anhydrase-related protein 10 isoform X2 — protein MYIQIFGYNSQLYANFSDALNRAQGIVGISILLQLGDLSNPELRMLTDQLDRIRYGGDEAFVKRLSIRGLLPDTDHYMTYDGSTTAPACHETVTWVVLNKPIYITKQQLHALRRLMQGSPDHPKAPLGNNYRPPQPLLHRPIRTNIDFKATKTNGKTACPTMYREVYYKATSWKQN, from the exons atgtat ATACAAATATTCGGATATAATTCACAGTTATATGCAAACTTCTCCGATGCCTTGAATCGTGCCCAGGGCATCGTTGGCATCTCCATATTGTTGCag TTGGGCGATCTTTCCAATCCGGAGTTGCGTATGCTTACCGATCAATTGGATCGCATTCGTTATGGCGGCGATGAGGCATTCGTCAAACGTCTCTCGATTCGCGGACTTCTCCCCGACACGGACCATTACATGACCTACGATGGCTCAACAACGGCGCCGGCTTGCCACGAAACTGTCACCTGGGTGGTCCTCAACAAACCAATCTACATAACAAAGCAACAG TTGCATGCTCTGCGTCGCTTAATGCAGGGAAGTCCCGACCATCCAAAAGCACCATTAGGGAACAACTATCGACCACCACAGCCGCTTCTGCATCGTCCGATTCGAACAAACATTGACTTCAAAGCGACgaaaacaaatggcaaaactGCCTGTCCCACCATGTACCGTGAGGTCTATTATAAAG CGACCAGTTGGAAACAAAACTAG